In one window of Nodosilinea sp. PGN35 DNA:
- a CDS encoding glycosyltransferase, producing MNHNPDSNNSYSKERLNSLRASLVCPICKNKPEFYVKSIECGSCGAKFPQVSSQWISLFPTTLLGEEKQWFSRQQEMESWYKDLIASPSNASACLLSDYTPFTTFLNSLSGKILDVGGGVGLVRHYLSHNTEYTVLDPSLDWLGKEWENLSEIFPCLAAPPLFVQGVGEYIPFPDAQFDAVVSFWSANHCSEPQKFFEEVERVLRPGGTFFIVLEDMVPLWQDLLNPSFPAEEVFQSFFSTSQTSSRFLRLRMLLNLLVKQDFPLQDDHIRISEYDIHEWVKNKFSVVQRTWFNQFLSFEFKKHGHALTERTLQRYQASKPKNFPIQGTFSLDLNLVSVIIPCYRQAHYLGDAIESILAQSYSNYEIIVVDDGSPDNTAEVAAQYPVRYIRQENQGLSGARNTGIRESKGKCLVFLDADDRLTPNALQAGLNCLHAHPECAFISGHHRYIKGDGSLLNEYSPEPIDEDHYLALLKRNYVGMHATVMYQRWVFDVVGGFDTSLKSCEDYDLYLRIAKSFPVYRHDYITAEYRRHESNMTYNSSRMLNAALTALRSQWPYVRDHSSYRRAYCAGLRFWRGYFGKQSLERLIGTLRTGNVIGAIANFMALLKYASPWLSALILELRILVSLLLPKRRLPTANRPSKLVAGVKIE from the coding sequence ATGAACCACAATCCTGATTCAAATAATTCTTACTCAAAAGAAAGATTGAATTCTCTTCGAGCCTCTCTTGTGTGCCCGATATGTAAGAACAAACCAGAATTTTATGTAAAATCAATCGAGTGTGGCAGCTGTGGTGCAAAGTTTCCCCAAGTTTCTAGCCAATGGATTAGCTTATTCCCTACCACTCTTTTAGGTGAAGAAAAACAATGGTTTTCAAGGCAGCAAGAAATGGAGAGCTGGTACAAGGACTTAATTGCTTCCCCTAGTAATGCAAGTGCTTGTCTGCTTAGTGACTATACCCCATTCACAACTTTTCTGAATTCACTATCCGGAAAAATTTTAGATGTTGGAGGGGGAGTAGGCTTAGTACGCCACTACCTTTCCCATAATACTGAGTACACCGTGCTTGATCCTAGCCTTGATTGGCTCGGTAAAGAATGGGAAAACCTGTCTGAAATTTTTCCCTGTTTGGCTGCGCCACCTCTTTTTGTGCAAGGAGTAGGTGAATACATCCCGTTCCCCGACGCTCAGTTTGACGCGGTAGTTTCTTTTTGGAGTGCCAACCATTGCAGCGAACCCCAGAAATTTTTTGAAGAAGTAGAAAGGGTTTTGCGTCCAGGAGGTACATTTTTCATCGTTCTAGAAGATATGGTGCCTCTTTGGCAAGATTTATTGAATCCTTCTTTCCCAGCTGAGGAAGTTTTCCAAAGTTTCTTCAGTACGTCACAAACTTCCTCTAGATTCCTTCGACTGAGGATGCTACTGAATCTTTTGGTAAAACAAGACTTTCCCCTACAAGATGATCACATTCGTATTAGTGAGTATGACATTCACGAATGGGTTAAGAATAAATTTAGTGTAGTTCAGCGAACTTGGTTTAACCAATTTTTGAGCTTCGAATTTAAAAAACATGGCCATGCTTTGACAGAGAGAACGCTACAAAGGTATCAAGCTTCGAAGCCTAAAAACTTTCCTATCCAAGGCACTTTTTCTTTAGATTTGAATCTTGTGTCAGTTATCATTCCTTGCTACAGGCAAGCCCACTATCTGGGTGATGCTATTGAGAGTATTTTGGCTCAGAGTTACTCCAATTATGAAATTATCGTTGTTGATGATGGTTCTCCAGACAATACAGCAGAAGTAGCGGCTCAATATCCCGTGCGCTATATTCGCCAAGAAAATCAAGGACTCTCCGGTGCACGAAATACAGGGATACGAGAAAGTAAAGGAAAATGTTTAGTCTTCCTAGATGCAGACGATCGCCTCACACCCAATGCACTTCAGGCAGGATTAAATTGTTTACATGCTCATCCAGAATGTGCGTTTATTTCAGGGCACCATCGTTATATCAAAGGTGATGGCTCTTTGCTCAATGAATATTCCCCAGAACCAATCGATGAAGATCATTACCTGGCACTATTAAAGCGCAATTATGTTGGCATGCATGCAACAGTAATGTACCAGCGCTGGGTTTTTGATGTTGTAGGAGGATTTGACACGTCGCTCAAGTCTTGTGAAGACTACGACCTGTACTTGAGGATTGCGAAAAGTTTTCCGGTGTATCGCCATGACTACATTACGGCAGAGTACCGCAGGCATGAGTCCAATATGACCTACAACTCTAGTCGAATGCTGAATGCTGCGTTAACAGCACTGCGATCGCAATGGCCCTATGTTCGAGATCACTCATCCTATAGGCGGGCTTACTGTGCAGGCTTGCGGTTCTGGCGAGGCTATTTTGGGAAACAGTCACTGGAGCGGTTGATTGGAACGTTACGAACAGGAAACGTGATTGGTGCGATCGCAAATTTTATGGCGCTTTTGAAATACGCCTCTCCATGGCTGTCAGCCCTAATATTGGAACTAAGGATTCTTGTCAGTTTACTACTCCCTAAGCGCAGGCTACCAACGGCTAATCGACCGTCTAAACTCGTCGCTGGGGTAAAAATAGAATAG
- a CDS encoding glycosyltransferase has translation MKVSVLVMTYNHVNFIAQALDSILMQQVNFDYEILISEDCSTDGTREIVLDYYQQFPDRIRLLLSEKNVRSNQVVARGIHAAQGQYIALLDGDDFWLSPHKLQKQVEFLDSHLDCALCFHNAQVVREDGTQECQNWTPDDQKQFSTLEDMWLGNFIATCSTMFRRGLFGEVPEWYDDFFPITDWPLHLLNAEHGLIGYIDEVMGAYRHHSGGLYSPFSQLQKLNKTLEFYQKINACLEFKYDQTIKSAISNYFLDWAIEYEQQRELEQAKYCFRVCLLGKPVNKFISLKKLIKVWAKLYILPVFDSRRWAHQ, from the coding sequence ATGAAAGTTAGCGTACTGGTGATGACGTATAACCATGTCAATTTTATTGCTCAAGCCCTAGACAGTATCTTGATGCAACAGGTCAATTTCGACTACGAGATTCTTATCAGCGAAGACTGCTCAACGGATGGTACGCGAGAAATTGTTTTGGACTACTACCAGCAATTCCCTGACCGAATTCGTTTGCTTCTATCTGAGAAGAATGTTCGCAGCAATCAAGTCGTGGCCAGAGGAATTCATGCAGCCCAGGGGCAATATATTGCTCTGTTGGATGGCGATGATTTTTGGCTATCACCTCATAAGCTGCAAAAACAAGTTGAGTTCTTAGACAGTCATTTGGACTGTGCACTATGCTTCCACAACGCGCAGGTTGTGCGTGAGGATGGTACTCAGGAGTGCCAGAACTGGACACCTGATGACCAGAAACAGTTCTCAACGCTTGAGGACATGTGGCTAGGAAACTTTATCGCGACCTGCTCAACCATGTTTCGTCGAGGGTTATTTGGCGAAGTCCCTGAGTGGTACGACGATTTTTTCCCGATTACCGACTGGCCCTTGCATCTACTCAATGCGGAGCATGGCCTGATTGGCTATATCGATGAAGTGATGGGAGCCTACAGACACCACAGCGGTGGCCTATATTCTCCTTTTAGTCAACTTCAGAAGTTAAACAAAACTTTAGAGTTTTACCAAAAAATAAATGCTTGCCTTGAGTTTAAATATGATCAAACTATTAAATCGGCTATTTCAAACTACTTTTTGGATTGGGCTATTGAGTATGAGCAGCAGAGAGAGCTAGAACAGGCCAAATATTGTTTTAGAGTTTGCCTATTGGGAAAACCAGTAAATAAATTTATTTCGCTCAAAAAGTTGATCAAGGTTTGGGCGAAGCTATACATCTTGCCTGTATTCGACTCGAGGCGCTGGGCGCATCAGTAA
- a CDS encoding glycosyltransferase, which produces MIPTYNCASYLRETLSSVLSQDPGEGIMQIEVVDDCSTADDPEAVVQELGRGRVGFYRQPHNIGVPRNFETCLQRSRGHLVHLLHGDDCVRPGFYTKMQQAFERSEVIGAAFCRHIFMDEDGHLQDVSPLEQSQSGVLDNWLERLAVEQRIMTPAMVVRRRVYEKLGGFDRRLLCAEDWEMWVRIAAHFPVWYESEPLAAYRMHSNSNTGRHIRSAEDMRYTRVAIELFQSYLPKQIAARVTRKARETYALSALDMAYQTFLQRDLVAMGNQIREALQLSGSFLVMQKLLRILLKGGLYSLQRFNQEVLP; this is translated from the coding sequence ATGATTCCAACCTACAACTGTGCCAGTTATTTGAGAGAGACGCTTTCTAGTGTTCTGTCTCAGGATCCAGGGGAAGGGATAATGCAAATTGAGGTTGTCGACGATTGCTCTACAGCCGATGATCCAGAGGCTGTAGTTCAAGAATTAGGTAGAGGACGGGTAGGTTTTTATAGACAACCTCACAACATCGGCGTACCCCGCAATTTTGAGACGTGCCTACAGCGATCGCGAGGTCATCTAGTACACCTTTTACATGGTGATGACTGTGTAAGGCCAGGATTCTACACCAAAATGCAGCAGGCTTTTGAACGCAGTGAGGTCATCGGAGCTGCTTTCTGCCGTCACATTTTTATGGATGAAGATGGTCACTTGCAGGATGTTTCTCCTCTAGAACAATCCCAGAGCGGTGTTTTAGACAACTGGTTGGAACGCTTAGCCGTTGAACAACGCATCATGACCCCTGCTATGGTGGTGCGGCGGCGGGTGTACGAAAAACTGGGAGGCTTTGATCGGCGTCTACTTTGTGCAGAAGATTGGGAAATGTGGGTTCGTATTGCAGCACATTTCCCTGTTTGGTACGAGAGTGAGCCACTGGCTGCCTATCGCATGCATAGTAACTCCAACACGGGTCGCCACATTCGATCGGCGGAAGACATGCGGTACACACGGGTTGCCATTGAACTATTCCAGTCTTACTTACCTAAACAAATTGCAGCACGGGTTACCCGTAAAGCCAGGGAGACCTATGCTCTCTCAGCTTTAGATATGGCCTATCAAACTTTCCTTCAGAGAGATTTAGTTGCCATGGGCAATCAAATTCGAGAGGCGCTGCAACTCAGCGGTTCGTTCTTAGTTATGCAGAAGCTGCTGCGGATTTTGCTCAAGGGAGGATTGTACTCGCTGCAAAGGTTCAATCAGGAGGTGCTGCCGTAA
- a CDS encoding Gfo/Idh/MocA family protein, protein MQNSPVRIGLVGCGAVSQLYYSPALKELENLGLVQVNRLFDPSEASLASLKSTFPRAISVSCISNFSRDVVDLIILASPPQYHAQQAIQLLEAGLSVLCEKPMANTVAEAEAIIAAAAQAEGVLAVGLFRRFFPATQAIQRIISSGMLGELQSFECYEGGQFHWPVQSPNYFKRSHVQGGVLLDIGVHLLDLLIWWFGEPKQIQYEDDAMGGIDVNCRLACQFAEVAGTVRLSRDCDLPGRYIIKGRNAWLSWTVNEADNVQLGLADSGLGFDTKIHHLGMEATLPVLSTPAFNFEQSFTSQICNVIAAMKGQAPLMVPASEGIRSLRWIEHCYHHRTLMAMPWLSPAELSRAQQLSLIGE, encoded by the coding sequence ATGCAGAATTCACCGGTTCGAATTGGGCTAGTTGGTTGCGGGGCTGTATCACAGCTATACTACAGCCCGGCTTTGAAGGAATTGGAGAATCTTGGTCTAGTTCAGGTCAATCGATTGTTTGACCCGAGTGAAGCAAGTCTTGCTAGTTTAAAGTCAACGTTCCCTCGGGCAATTTCTGTCTCCTGTATCTCTAACTTTTCAAGGGATGTTGTTGACCTAATAATTCTAGCTTCACCACCCCAGTATCATGCCCAGCAAGCCATTCAGCTGCTTGAGGCGGGACTGTCTGTGTTGTGCGAAAAACCAATGGCAAATACGGTTGCCGAAGCTGAAGCTATAATAGCGGCGGCAGCTCAGGCTGAGGGAGTGCTAGCTGTTGGCTTATTTCGCAGGTTTTTCCCGGCAACGCAGGCTATCCAAAGAATTATTTCATCGGGAATGCTGGGGGAATTGCAATCGTTTGAATGTTATGAGGGGGGGCAATTTCACTGGCCAGTACAATCTCCAAACTATTTCAAGCGATCGCACGTTCAGGGCGGCGTCTTACTGGATATCGGAGTTCATTTGCTGGACTTATTGATCTGGTGGTTTGGGGAACCGAAGCAGATTCAGTATGAAGATGATGCCATGGGTGGTATTGATGTAAATTGCCGCTTAGCGTGTCAGTTCGCTGAGGTGGCAGGAACAGTGCGGCTGAGTCGAGATTGTGATTTACCTGGCCGCTACATCATCAAGGGCCGCAACGCCTGGCTCAGTTGGACCGTGAATGAAGCTGACAACGTGCAACTTGGGCTGGCCGATTCAGGGTTGGGTTTTGACACCAAAATTCATCACTTAGGGATGGAGGCAACCCTACCTGTACTGTCAACTCCAGCCTTCAACTTTGAGCAGAGTTTTACCAGTCAGATTTGTAATGTGATTGCAGCTATGAAGGGGCAAGCTCCGCTAATGGTGCCTGCCTCAGAAGGTATTCGCAGCCTGCGATGGATTGAGCACTGCTACCACCATCGCACCCTAATGGCAATGCCTTGGCTCAGCCCAGCCGAGCTAAGCCGTGCTCAACAACTCAGCCTTATTGGGGAGTAA
- a CDS encoding NAD(P)-dependent oxidoreductase — MLTVAILGANGFIGSRAVELWHLGGVAEVRPIVRTLPSLARLSRFDLDSRVASGFDEAALCQAFQGCDVVVHAIAGDRRTILGTLEPVYAAAQKAGVRRLVYLSSASVHGQAPAPGTDETSPLSNRQPLDYNTSKVQAERLLQQLRDRGSVELVILRPGIVFGPRSFWVTSFADALLNNSAYLVNGGQGICNSIYVDNLIHAVERAMAVPTADREVFIVGDAEQVTWADLYAPIAAAMGFNLEQIPNAQGAAPKQDWTQLDWEDRIEAVLGSQASLTFLSLFPNQWRRAARAALSTLFEAKLASPWQLPTPEPAPSIPTATLEMALLQQCQYKLPNTKAVHGLGYQPPVAFEAACQKSIGWLKFVGYPIQDVESPSVSLPLPAAFSSQSI; from the coding sequence GTGTTAACCGTTGCCATCCTTGGAGCGAATGGGTTTATTGGTAGCCGTGCTGTAGAGCTGTGGCATCTGGGCGGTGTGGCTGAGGTTCGACCCATTGTCCGAACTTTGCCCTCCTTGGCCCGACTCTCCCGTTTTGATCTAGACAGTCGGGTTGCCAGTGGATTTGATGAGGCTGCCCTCTGTCAGGCCTTTCAAGGCTGTGATGTGGTTGTGCATGCGATCGCAGGGGATCGTCGCACCATTTTAGGCACCCTAGAACCGGTATACGCAGCGGCTCAAAAGGCGGGAGTCAGGCGACTGGTTTACCTGAGTAGTGCCTCGGTACACGGTCAGGCTCCCGCACCTGGCACCGATGAAACATCGCCCCTCAGCAATCGTCAACCGCTCGATTACAACACCAGTAAAGTTCAAGCGGAGCGTCTATTGCAGCAGCTTCGCGATCGCGGTTCAGTCGAACTGGTAATTCTACGTCCAGGTATTGTGTTCGGGCCGCGTTCTTTTTGGGTGACAAGCTTTGCCGATGCCCTGCTCAATAACAGTGCCTATTTAGTAAATGGAGGTCAGGGAATTTGCAACAGCATTTATGTAGACAACCTGATACATGCTGTTGAGCGAGCAATGGCGGTGCCTACTGCCGATAGAGAGGTTTTCATAGTTGGAGATGCTGAGCAGGTCACCTGGGCTGACTTGTATGCCCCAATTGCAGCAGCTATGGGCTTTAATTTAGAGCAAATTCCCAATGCTCAGGGGGCTGCTCCCAAGCAAGACTGGACCCAGCTCGACTGGGAAGACCGCATCGAGGCAGTGCTGGGTTCTCAAGCTTCTCTAACTTTTCTATCGCTATTTCCCAACCAGTGGCGGCGGGCGGCGAGGGCTGCTCTCTCAACCCTGTTTGAGGCAAAGCTTGCTTCCCCTTGGCAACTACCCACTCCAGAACCAGCTCCATCTATTCCTACAGCCACCCTGGAAATGGCCCTATTGCAACAATGCCAGTACAAGCTGCCTAACACCAAAGCAGTGCATGGGCTAGGTTATCAACCACCAGTCGCATTTGAAGCAGCCTGCCAAAAATCGATTGGCTGGCTTAAATTTGTCGGCTATCCCATTCAAGACGTTGAGTCACCGTCTGTTTCTTTGCCGTTGCCCGCCGCTTTTTCCAGCCAGTCTATATGA
- a CDS encoding glycosyltransferase family A protein — MSNTPLVSIIIIFLNGESFLAEAIDSVFAQTYTNWELLLVDDGSTDKSTTIAQGYAQQYPDKVRYLDHEGHQNLGMSAARNLGIRHIKGSFIGFLDADDIWLPQKLEQQLDIFSRHPEAALVYGRAQIWYSWSEQAEDQPKDFFYELGVSPNCLIKPPALLKQLLKNKYQTPIPSNVLIRREIFDEVGQFENSFRSMYEDQVFFSKVMLYLPVYVADAWWIKYRQHSQSCSAQSDQYSYYTTRLPFLTWVEQYLKTQPVQDTELFQLVERELWQCRHPRAAQFLNLLHHYSERLQHLVKLF; from the coding sequence ATGAGCAACACTCCTCTAGTTTCTATTATTATAATTTTTCTCAATGGCGAATCTTTCTTAGCTGAGGCAATTGATAGTGTTTTTGCGCAGACCTATACTAACTGGGAGTTACTACTTGTCGATGATGGCTCTACCGATAAAAGTACTACAATCGCACAGGGCTATGCCCAGCAGTATCCAGACAAGGTACGGTACTTAGACCATGAAGGTCACCAAAACCTGGGCATGAGCGCCGCTCGTAATTTAGGTATTCGACATATCAAAGGAAGTTTTATTGGTTTCTTAGATGCTGATGACATTTGGCTACCTCAGAAACTAGAGCAGCAGCTCGATATTTTTAGCCGTCATCCTGAAGCAGCCCTAGTGTATGGACGAGCCCAGATATGGTATAGCTGGTCTGAACAAGCTGAGGATCAACCCAAAGATTTTTTCTACGAATTGGGAGTCTCACCCAATTGCCTAATTAAACCACCAGCCTTGCTGAAGCAGTTATTGAAAAATAAGTATCAAACGCCAATTCCTAGCAACGTCCTCATTCGCAGGGAAATATTTGATGAAGTAGGCCAATTTGAAAACTCCTTTCGGAGCATGTACGAAGATCAGGTCTTTTTTTCAAAGGTAATGCTGTATCTCCCCGTCTATGTGGCAGATGCCTGGTGGATAAAATATCGGCAGCACTCTCAAAGTTGTAGTGCCCAAAGCGATCAATACTCCTACTACACTACCCGTCTTCCCTTTTTAACCTGGGTAGAGCAGTATCTCAAAACTCAGCCAGTTCAGGACACTGAGCTGTTTCAACTGGTTGAGCGAGAATTGTGGCAGTGTCGCCATCCTCGTGCTGCCCAATTTCTCAACTTGCTGCACCATTACTCAGAGCGGTTGCAACACCTAGTTAAGCTTTTCTAG
- a CDS encoding glycosyltransferase family A protein: MEQFPLVSIITPFLNAALYFEEAIESVLAQSYENWELLLVDDGSTDRSTAIAQRYAERYPEKIRYLEHKAHQNCGKSTSRNLGITKAHGEYIALLDADDVYLPQKLEKQVAILQAHPEAGMVYGPTLYWYGWTGQVGDQRRDRQASLGVKPNSCIQPPELMTLYLRNSGVVPCTCGLLVRRNLVLELGGFDESIQHMYEDQVFIAKICLSVPVFVENGCWDRYRQHQESSSFMAIRTGDYHPTRLNPVRLTFLQWLENYMISQNIQSDSLWRALRRVLWHYNHPQLAPLLLPMDSLLNRYWWRLETILNSALST; the protein is encoded by the coding sequence ATGGAACAATTCCCTCTGGTTTCTATTATTACTCCCTTTTTGAACGCAGCTCTGTATTTTGAAGAGGCGATCGAAAGTGTACTTGCCCAGTCCTACGAAAATTGGGAACTGTTGCTGGTGGATGATGGTTCTACTGACCGTAGCACTGCCATTGCCCAGCGCTACGCCGAACGCTATCCCGAAAAAATTCGCTACCTAGAACACAAAGCACACCAGAACTGTGGCAAGAGTACGTCGCGTAACCTGGGTATTACAAAAGCTCACGGAGAATACATTGCTCTCTTAGATGCCGATGATGTGTATCTGCCCCAAAAATTAGAGAAGCAGGTGGCCATCTTGCAAGCCCATCCTGAGGCTGGCATGGTTTACGGGCCAACTCTGTACTGGTATGGATGGACGGGCCAAGTCGGCGATCAGCGGCGCGATCGCCAGGCTAGCCTGGGTGTCAAACCCAATTCCTGTATTCAACCGCCTGAGTTGATGACTCTTTATCTACGCAATAGTGGGGTTGTGCCCTGCACCTGTGGTTTGTTGGTGCGGCGAAACTTAGTCCTAGAGCTGGGCGGTTTTGATGAATCCATTCAGCACATGTATGAAGATCAGGTGTTTATCGCCAAAATTTGCCTGAGCGTTCCGGTTTTTGTAGAAAACGGTTGTTGGGATAGATATCGTCAGCATCAGGAGTCAAGTTCGTTTATGGCCATTCGGACTGGTGACTATCATCCAACCAGACTCAATCCTGTACGCCTAACATTTCTGCAGTGGTTAGAAAACTATATGATCTCCCAAAATATACAGAGTGATTCGCTCTGGCGTGCCCTGCGGAGAGTTCTATGGCACTACAACCATCCTCAACTAGCTCCTCTATTGCTACCTATGGATAGTCTACTAAACCGTTACTGGTGGCGCTTAGAGACAATTTTAAACTCTGCTTTATCAACTTAA
- a CDS encoding methyltransferase domain-containing protein: MQNDLGEFRLDPSASPLPRWKRWILPSLQRSPQAGRIKMGDLRRLSPISRHFGYDRGLPVDRYYIENFLKRYSQDIQGRVLEIGDDSYTRKFGENRVTTRDVLHVKEGNSIATFVGDLTNADHLPSDAFDCFILTQTLHLVYDFRTALETIYRILKPGGVVLTTVPGISHKSIDEWEEYWCWAFTTASCRKLFAEFFPPDHVEVEAFGNVLTAIAFLEGLSFHELTKQELDHRDRSYEVLITIRAVKPSSQP, from the coding sequence ATGCAAAATGACTTAGGTGAGTTTCGGTTAGATCCCTCAGCTTCTCCCCTTCCTCGCTGGAAGCGGTGGATCTTGCCCAGTTTGCAGAGAAGTCCCCAAGCTGGGCGCATAAAAATGGGAGATTTACGTCGGCTAAGCCCTATCAGTCGTCATTTTGGCTATGATCGCGGCTTGCCAGTCGATCGTTACTATATTGAAAATTTTCTCAAGCGCTACTCACAGGATATCCAGGGGCGAGTTTTAGAAATTGGCGATGACTCCTACACTCGCAAGTTTGGAGAAAATCGGGTTACTACTCGAGATGTCTTACATGTCAAAGAGGGTAACTCAATCGCTACTTTTGTGGGGGATTTAACCAATGCCGATCATTTGCCTAGCGACGCATTTGACTGTTTTATTCTGACCCAAACCCTGCACCTAGTTTACGATTTTCGCACCGCCTTAGAGACGATTTACCGAATTCTCAAACCGGGTGGTGTTGTGCTTACAACGGTACCAGGTATCAGCCACAAAAGCATCGACGAATGGGAAGAATATTGGTGTTGGGCGTTTACCACAGCATCTTGCAGAAAGCTGTTTGCCGAATTTTTTCCCCCCGATCATGTGGAAGTTGAAGCCTTTGGTAACGTGCTCACTGCGATCGCGTTTTTGGAAGGGCTATCGTTCCACGAACTGACTAAGCAAGAACTCGACCACCGCGATCGCAGCTATGAGGTGCTAATCACCATTCGGGCTGTCAAGCCGAGCAGCCAACCATGA
- a CDS encoding polysaccharide deacetylase family protein, producing the protein MSRLLDTYHRLTDRVRMRSTAKAAILMYHRIADSDLDPWRLSVSPQHFAEHLEVVCQWAQPLSLQQLAAAQRAGNVPPRAVAITFDDGYANNLHNAKPLLEQYSVPATVFVTSGTLDAEREPWWDELEQVLLQPGPLPDTLSLTIGGSPRHWQLGKAAYYSEADRKSDHHLQAWHGRPNSRLEFYYSVWSALKVLPAQQRQELQDEILAWANACPYARETCRTLTRSELLNLEQGGLVEIGAHTVTHPSLPAHSLTAQRQEIGRSKQDLEACLKHPVTSFAYPFGDFDRNSLKAVQENGFSQACSTVQQPVWQGCDRFQLPRFEVQNWPRETFQQKLNTWLK; encoded by the coding sequence ATGAGCCGATTGCTAGACACCTACCATCGGCTAACCGACCGCGTCAGAATGCGCAGTACAGCAAAGGCCGCCATTTTGATGTACCACCGAATAGCAGACTCTGACCTAGATCCATGGCGGCTGAGCGTGTCACCCCAACACTTTGCTGAACATTTAGAGGTTGTCTGCCAGTGGGCTCAACCCCTGAGTTTGCAGCAGCTAGCGGCAGCGCAGCGGGCCGGTAATGTTCCCCCTCGGGCCGTGGCCATCACCTTTGATGATGGTTACGCCAACAACTTGCATAACGCCAAGCCTTTGCTGGAGCAGTACAGTGTACCCGCTACGGTATTTGTCACCAGTGGCACCCTCGATGCCGAGCGCGAACCCTGGTGGGACGAACTGGAGCAGGTTTTGTTGCAGCCGGGGCCTTTGCCCGACACCCTCAGTTTGACCATAGGCGGATCCCCCCGCCACTGGCAACTGGGGAAAGCCGCCTACTACTCTGAGGCAGATCGAAAAAGTGATCATCACCTCCAAGCATGGCATGGCCGACCTAACTCACGATTAGAGTTTTACTATTCGGTGTGGAGTGCCCTGAAAGTACTGCCTGCCCAGCAGCGACAGGAACTTCAGGATGAGATTTTGGCGTGGGCCAATGCCTGCCCCTACGCCCGTGAGACCTGCCGCACTCTAACGCGCTCTGAACTGCTGAACCTAGAGCAGGGCGGCCTGGTAGAAATTGGCGCTCATACGGTCACCCACCCGTCATTGCCCGCTCACTCCCTAACCGCTCAGCGACAAGAAATTGGTCGTAGCAAACAAGACCTGGAAGCGTGCTTAAAACACCCTGTTACGAGTTTTGCTTACCCCTTTGGAGATTTTGATCGCAACTCGCTCAAAGCTGTCCAAGAGAACGGGTTTAGTCAAGCCTGTTCCACAGTACAACAACCTGTTTGGCAGGGCTGCGATCGCTTTCAGCTACCTCGGTTTGAAGTGCAGAACTGGCCCCGAGAAACTTTTCAGCAAAAGCTAAATACCTGGCTCAAGTAA